A stretch of Meiothermus cerbereus DSM 11376 DNA encodes these proteins:
- a CDS encoding ABC transporter substrate-binding protein, with protein sequence MKSVFAFLIALGLGLALAQKGPITVGSKIDTEGAVLCQMVKILLEANGFRVNDRCSTGTTDVVRKALTSGEIDLYPEYTGTALGVFFKNDPSAQAVTRDAAKGFARVKELDAKNNIVWLNPAPANNTWAIAVPRTLAQQNNLRTMADFARWVNGGAQVRLAASQEFVDRDDALKAFERVYGFKLKPEQLVILPGGNTTQTQQAAARGTGGVNAAMAYGTDGGIAALGLVALTDPRGAVAVYQPAITVRKAVFDRFPELATLINPVFATLDEATLSQLNAEVAVSGKNPAEVARAYLRSKNFIR encoded by the coding sequence ATGAAAAGCGTATTTGCCTTCCTGATCGCGCTGGGTTTGGGCCTGGCCCTGGCCCAGAAAGGTCCCATTACCGTGGGCTCCAAGATTGACACCGAGGGGGCGGTGCTGTGCCAGATGGTCAAGATTCTCCTCGAGGCCAACGGCTTCCGTGTGAACGACCGCTGCAGCACCGGCACTACCGATGTGGTGCGCAAGGCCCTCACCTCAGGTGAGATTGACCTTTACCCCGAATACACCGGCACTGCGCTGGGGGTGTTTTTCAAGAACGATCCCAGCGCCCAGGCTGTAACCCGCGATGCGGCCAAAGGTTTTGCCAGGGTCAAGGAGCTCGACGCCAAAAACAACATCGTCTGGCTCAACCCGGCCCCGGCCAACAACACCTGGGCCATTGCGGTGCCGCGCACCCTGGCCCAGCAGAATAACCTCCGCACCATGGCTGACTTCGCCCGCTGGGTGAACGGCGGGGCCCAGGTGCGGCTGGCCGCCAGCCAGGAGTTCGTAGACCGCGACGACGCCCTCAAAGCCTTCGAGCGGGTGTATGGCTTCAAGCTGAAACCCGAGCAGCTGGTGATTCTGCCCGGCGGCAACACCACCCAGACCCAGCAGGCCGCGGCCCGCGGCACGGGCGGGGTGAACGCCGCCATGGCCTACGGCACCGATGGGGGCATCGCCGCTTTGGGCCTGGTGGCCCTGACCGACCCCAGGGGGGCGGTGGCGGTCTACCAGCCCGCCATCACCGTGCGCAAGGCTGTATTCGACCGCTTCCCTGAGCTCGCCACCCTGATCAATCCGGTCTTCGCTACCCTGGACGAAGCCACCCTTTCCCAGCTCAATGCCGAGGTGGCGGTAAGCGGCAAGAACCCCGCCGAGGTGGCCCGGGCCTATCTGCGCTCTAAGAACT
- a CDS encoding IS200/IS605 family accessory protein TnpB-related protein: MLVRRRGKAEGYQGVQARLVFPEREDEKAVLDLMRRFSAAKRFAYNRLLEGRTREELKRQDGPLCPRFRLNTRYADEAIEKAQGVLDSARELGKDPCKVVFGGRKLFEQLKRQHLSGKDWKRLKREWKEKRQGLLYARGDGSKGGNLNLRLLVRAGALWLRVNLGDGTYAQALVRTGHPNLDKLLERVHVGLPYNVGLSLREGQVQAHFTWPEELPPPTHTKENGMLGIDVNADPYHLALAVVSPEGNLARYLTLPLEEVDFAPNKGAKELLLWKVAHQVVAVAEEHGVAIATEKLKYLRKSRRGDGSGRAFRHKQHRFAYRSLLQKIHALARKRGVEVLEVNPQDTSSIGMLKYAPLLSLSKDIAAAYVIGRRALGFTEKLPKGYGALLRDEGFLAQAEGFHQARLRELQKLKETERNPYLKRKLSREMGKARRSLNLVQSLRGSPGSRSGSTEGRNPSGINPWRVLRVGLFLPFLGREVPRDLSPLKPFLHGLWERWKTSPGPHPGGGPECANVHFC; this comes from the coding sequence ATTCTGGTAAGGAGACGGGGCAAGGCTGAGGGTTACCAGGGCGTCCAGGCCCGGCTGGTCTTCCCTGAGCGGGAGGACGAGAAGGCGGTTCTGGATCTGATGCGCCGCTTCTCTGCGGCGAAGCGGTTCGCCTACAACCGGCTTTTAGAGGGCAGGACCCGGGAGGAGCTCAAGCGTCAGGACGGGCCCCTCTGCCCCCGCTTCCGCCTCAACACCCGCTACGCCGACGAGGCGATTGAGAAGGCCCAGGGCGTGCTGGACTCCGCCCGGGAGCTCGGAAAAGACCCCTGCAAGGTGGTCTTCGGAGGGAGGAAGCTTTTTGAGCAGCTAAAGCGCCAGCACCTCTCAGGCAAAGATTGGAAGCGCCTGAAAAGGGAGTGGAAGGAGAAGCGCCAGGGCCTGCTCTATGCCCGGGGCGACGGGAGCAAGGGGGGCAACCTCAACCTCCGGCTGCTGGTGAGGGCAGGAGCCCTCTGGCTCCGGGTGAACCTGGGGGACGGAACTTACGCCCAGGCCCTGGTGAGGACGGGCCACCCTAACTTGGATAAGCTCCTGGAGCGGGTTCACGTGGGGCTTCCCTACAACGTGGGGCTCTCCCTGAGGGAGGGACAGGTCCAGGCCCACTTCACCTGGCCCGAGGAGCTTCCCCCTCCCACCCACACCAAGGAGAACGGGATGCTGGGGATAGACGTGAACGCCGACCCCTACCACCTCGCTCTCGCCGTGGTCTCTCCTGAGGGGAACCTCGCCCGCTACCTGACCCTTCCCCTGGAAGAGGTGGACTTCGCCCCCAACAAGGGAGCTAAGGAACTCCTCCTCTGGAAGGTCGCCCACCAGGTGGTGGCCGTCGCCGAGGAACACGGGGTCGCCATCGCCACGGAAAAGCTCAAGTACCTCCGTAAGTCCCGGAGGGGAGACGGCTCAGGCCGGGCGTTTCGCCATAAACAACACCGCTTCGCCTACCGCTCCCTCTTGCAGAAGATTCACGCCCTGGCCCGAAAGCGGGGTGTAGAAGTCTTAGAGGTCAATCCGCAGGACACCTCCAGCATCGGGATGCTGAAGTACGCCCCCTTGCTCTCCCTCTCCAAAGACATCGCGGCGGCCTATGTGATTGGCCGGAGAGCCCTGGGCTTCACCGAAAAGCTCCCCAAGGGCTACGGGGCCCTTCTCCGGGACGAGGGCTTCCTCGCCCAGGCCGAGGGGTTCCACCAGGCCCGCCTCCGGGAGCTCCAGAAGCTCAAAGAAACTGAGAGGAACCCCTACCTCAAGCGCAAGCTTTCCCGGGAGATGGGAAAAGCCAGGCGCTCCCTGAACCTCGTCCAAAGCCTTCGGGGCTCGCCAGGGAGCCGGAGTGGGTCAACCGAGGGAAGGAACCCTTCCGGCATCAATCCCTGGCGGGTCCTGAGGGTAGGCCTCTTCCTTCCGTTCCTCGGGCGCGAGGTGCCGCGAGACCTCTCGCCCCTCAAGCCCTTCCTCCATGGACTGTGGGAGCGGTGGAAAACGAGCCCAGGTCCTCATCCTGGTGGGGGGCCGGAGTGCGCTAATGTGCACTTTTGCTGA